The genomic stretch GTCTGGCAAATAAATATGTCGGCTGGACAATGGGGCGCACGATGTTTATGTTCGATGCTGTCGTCATCGTCACTTCCGTTCTTACTTATCTTGATTTGATTCGAGGCATGTATACACTTGTTGCTGTATTTGTTGGTGCGCGTGTCATTGACTTTATTCAAGAAGGTGCCTACTCAGCCCGAGGAGCTACTATCATTTCCAATAAAAGTGCCGATATTGCCAATCAAATCCTCAAACAAATGGACAGAGGTGTAACAGTACTTGATGGCCGCGGCAGCTTTACAGGCGAAAAACGTGATGTGTTGTACTGTGTTGTAGCTAGGAATGAAATTGTCCGACTAAAAGCGATTATTACATCGGTTGATCCGCATGCTTTCGTCGCTTTAAGCGAAGTACACGATGTGATGGGAGAAGGATTTACACTGGATGCAGAAAAGAATCCGTATCAAACAGATTAAGCTAACAGATGCATCTTGGGCGATGAATTGGTAAAGTAGAGAGAACTAAACGAATGGGGTGAGAAAATGGAACTTTCCGGAAAGAAAATACTTTCTTTTGTGAGTGATGATTTCGAGGATTTGGAATTATGGTATCCGGTTTTACGATTGCGGGAAGCTGGCGCAGAGGTTCATTTAGCAAGTGAAACTGCTGAGACGGTCTACAAAGGAAAATACGGCGTTCCAGCAACGTCAGATATATCCTTTGAAGATGCAGATCCACAGCAGTATGATGCCCTTCTCGTACCTGGCGGCTGGTCCCCGGACAAGCTGCGCCGTTATGACAGTGTATTAGAAATTACGCGTCATTTCCATACACATAAAAAAGCAATTGGTCAAATTTGTCACGCTGGCTGGGTGCTCATCTCTGCCGACATCTTGGATGGTGTGAACGTCACCAGCACACCTGGCATAAAAGATGATATGACAAACGCCGGAGCCATTTGGCATGATGAACCAGTTGTTGTGGATGGACATATCGTCAGCAGCCGCCGACCACCTGACTTGCCCGATTATCTTCGTGAACTAATCAAAGTGATACAAGCTCAATAATAAAGCAGGCACTTATTTCTGCTTGCATGAAAAAATCCAAACGATGCTGTTGTAAAATCACAGGGTTGTTTGGATTTTTAACTGTTACACTATTTCAGCCTTAACGCTACTAGGTTAAGCCCAGCTTGCACCAACAATAATCAATAGAATAAACAAAACAACAATCAAATAAAATCCTGCATTTCCGTATCCGCCTGCACTCATATTCGAACACCTCCTGCTTCACTCTTAGAACATCTTATGTAAGGAGTGCGTATATGGTTCGGCGGCTGCTAGGATACAGGATGTTCAGGAAATTGTTAGATAAAAAAACACACGCACCTCATCTCCTTCTGGCATGCGACCTGCAATTAAGTTTTGCTTTTCTGTCATAAGTAAATTTGCACAAAAAAAACACCCCGAAGGATGTTTTTTAATTAATCTTCATCTCCGCCGACAAAGAACATAAGGATGAAGCGGACAAGCTCGGCTACAGCTACAAGCGCTGCTGCTACGTAAGTCATTGCTGCTGCATTCAATACTTTCTTCGTCGCACGCTCTTCATCGTTACGGATGACGCCTGTCGATACAAGCTGCGTCATTGCCCGGTTTGAAGCGTTAAACTCAACCGGTAATGTAACCACCTGGAACAATACCGCAATAGAGAATAGCGCGATACCAACTCCAACAAGCTGTAATGCTCCAAAGATTGCGCCAGCAATAATAAGAATGAAGGAGAGGTTATTCCCCCACGCTGCTGCCGGAGCTAGCGCTGTACGGAACTTCAGGAAGCCATAACCTTCTGCATCCTGCATTGCGTGTCCAACCTCGTGGGCAG from Terribacillus sp. DMT04 encodes the following:
- a CDS encoding YitT family protein, whose product is MFKLRLKNILFILLGAAIFSFGIVHFNIANKLGEGGFTGITLILLFEFDWDPAITNLVLNIPLFLIGWKFLGRTTFAYTIIGTVAVSVFLRLFQTYSFHIDLGNDLLIASLLAGVFIGVGLGIIFRFGGTTGGVDIIARLANKYVGWTMGRTMFMFDAVVIVTSVLTYLDLIRGMYTLVAVFVGARVIDFIQEGAYSARGATIISNKSADIANQILKQMDRGVTVLDGRGSFTGEKRDVLYCVVARNEIVRLKAIITSVDPHAFVALSEVHDVMGEGFTLDAEKNPYQTD
- a CDS encoding YjcZ family sporulation protein gives rise to the protein MSAGGYGNAGFYLIVVLFILLIIVGASWA
- a CDS encoding type 1 glutamine amidotransferase domain-containing protein, with protein sequence MELSGKKILSFVSDDFEDLELWYPVLRLREAGAEVHLASETAETVYKGKYGVPATSDISFEDADPQQYDALLVPGGWSPDKLRRYDSVLEITRHFHTHKKAIGQICHAGWVLISADILDGVNVTSTPGIKDDMTNAGAIWHDEPVVVDGHIVSSRRPPDLPDYLRELIKVIQAQ
- a CDS encoding zinc metallopeptidase codes for the protein MSLGAYIIYIALLLIIPLWAQSKVKSTYKKYSKVETSSLMTGAQVARKILDDNGIYDVQIEETRGLLSDHYDPRHKVVRLSSSNYHGHSMAAAAVSAHEVGHAMQDAEGYGFLKFRTALAPAAAWGNNLSFILIIAGAIFGALQLVGVGIALFSIAVLFQVVTLPVEFNASNRAMTQLVSTGVIRNDEERATKKVLNAAAMTYVAAALVAVAELVRFILMFFVGGDED